The bacterium genome includes a region encoding these proteins:
- a CDS encoding peptidoglycan bridge formation glycyltransferase FemA/FemB family protein — protein sequence MAPSETLFDPPGWDALVGSFNGAPPTQTSAWAEVKAAYGYRVLRVVVGSPDGSPAALGQVLVRRLPFLGRNWLYCPYGPLWDPARPDAFKLWLDAVKGHDFARRAAVLTVEPRVPDGGDSLSLLTGLGFRRGVQDVQPRGTLLLDLTPDEDTLLAGLESHTRYNVGLAERRGVEIESANSPAGVERFVNLLEETEERQRFLAHDPPYYHRVWDAFSEADACDLLLARFEGEDVAGVWLIYAGRTAYYVYGASSQRHSKHKGAQLLQWRAIQRARARGALVYDFWGAPVEPKEKHPLWGVYRFKKGFGGAHTVFVGAHDLKLSAFGGWGWRVGLPLARRARNLFIRGRTADVMD from the coding sequence TTGGCGCCGAGCGAAACACTCTTCGACCCCCCGGGGTGGGACGCCCTGGTCGGGTCTTTCAACGGGGCGCCGCCCACACAGACGTCCGCCTGGGCCGAGGTCAAGGCGGCTTACGGCTACCGCGTCCTGCGCGTCGTCGTCGGGAGTCCCGACGGCTCGCCGGCCGCCCTGGGGCAGGTGCTGGTGCGTCGGCTTCCGTTCCTGGGCCGGAACTGGCTCTACTGCCCCTACGGCCCTCTGTGGGACCCGGCGCGTCCCGACGCTTTTAAACTCTGGCTCGACGCGGTGAAAGGGCACGACTTCGCCCGGCGCGCGGCCGTGCTGACCGTCGAGCCGCGCGTCCCCGACGGCGGGGATTCCCTGAGTCTTTTAACCGGCCTGGGCTTCCGCCGCGGCGTCCAGGACGTGCAGCCGAGGGGGACGCTCCTGTTGGACCTGACCCCGGACGAGGACACGCTTTTAGCCGGTCTCGAGAGTCACACGCGCTACAACGTCGGCCTGGCCGAGCGGCGCGGGGTGGAAATCGAATCGGCCAACTCCCCCGCGGGCGTCGAGCGCTTCGTGAATTTGTTGGAGGAGACGGAGGAGCGCCAGCGGTTCCTGGCCCACGACCCCCCGTACTACCACCGGGTGTGGGACGCCTTCTCCGAGGCGGACGCCTGCGACCTCCTCCTGGCGCGCTTCGAGGGCGAGGATGTGGCCGGTGTGTGGCTGATTTATGCCGGGCGCACCGCGTACTACGTTTACGGGGCCAGCTCCCAGCGCCATTCCAAGCACAAGGGGGCCCAGCTCCTCCAGTGGAGAGCCATTCAGCGGGCCAGGGCGCGGGGGGCGCTGGTCTACGACTTCTGGGGGGCGCCGGTGGAGCCCAAAGAAAAGCACCCACTGTGGGGCGTGTACAGGTTCAAGAAGGGCTTCGGCGGGGCGCACACGGTCTTCGTCGGGGCGCACGACCTCAAGCTCTCGGCCTTCGGGGGCTGGGGCTGGAGAGTCGGGCTGCCGCTGGCGCGGCGGGCGCGTAATCTCTTCATTCGCGGCCGCACCGCCGACGTGATGGATTGA
- a CDS encoding ATP-binding protein produces the protein MAESGREKILVIDDERRMCDSIRILLEQTGYRVDTASDGSEGISMLRESNYDLVIADLMMPKVDGFTVLDYVGENLPHTLVIVITGYSSMRSSIEALRRGAYNYLVKPFDFDVLKLAVEKAMDKIRLQRLNDDFISMITHDLKNPLTSVMGYCSLLLSGAYGEPSERIVEPMQSIATNADRMLALINDFLAMNKFSSEGVRLDMQRLQLNSLISHLAKNVAAQLEMKKLNLRLNLDETLAPIMLDPIQIERVINNLLSNAVKFIQRGGEITVGTGQDENYVFFSVADNGPGISSEQQKHIFEKYKRGSSAAEGTGLGLFISKSIVDAHEGIISFESRPGEGTAFTVRLPKREKEDLQGTT, from the coding sequence GTGGCAGAGTCCGGTCGCGAAAAAATACTCGTCATAGACGACGAACGTCGGATGTGCGACTCCATCCGCATCCTGTTGGAGCAGACCGGCTACCGCGTGGACACCGCGTCCGACGGGAGCGAGGGCATCTCGATGCTGCGCGAGTCGAACTACGACCTGGTCATCGCCGACCTGATGATGCCCAAGGTGGACGGCTTCACCGTGCTCGACTACGTCGGCGAGAACCTGCCGCATACGCTGGTCATCGTCATCACGGGCTACTCCTCCATGCGGTCGTCCATCGAGGCGCTGCGGCGCGGGGCCTACAACTACCTGGTCAAGCCCTTCGATTTCGACGTGCTCAAGCTGGCCGTCGAGAAGGCGATGGACAAAATCCGGCTCCAGCGCCTCAACGACGACTTCATCTCCATGATCACCCACGACCTGAAGAACCCGCTCACGAGCGTGATGGGCTACTGCTCGCTACTGCTTTCGGGGGCGTACGGCGAGCCCTCGGAGCGCATAGTCGAGCCCATGCAGAGCATCGCCACCAACGCGGACCGGATGCTGGCCCTCATCAACGACTTCCTGGCGATGAACAAGTTCTCCTCGGAGGGCGTGCGGCTGGACATGCAGCGCCTGCAGCTCAACAGCCTCATCTCGCACCTGGCGAAGAACGTGGCGGCCCAGTTGGAGATGAAAAAGCTCAACCTGCGCCTGAACCTGGACGAGACGCTGGCCCCCATCATGCTGGACCCGATTCAGATCGAGCGGGTGATAAACAACCTGTTGTCGAACGCGGTGAAGTTCATCCAGCGGGGGGGCGAGATTACCGTCGGCACGGGGCAGGACGAAAATTACGTATTCTTCTCCGTCGCCGACAACGGCCCGGGCATCTCCTCCGAGCAGCAGAAGCACATCTTCGAGAAGTACAAGCGGGGCTCCAGCGCCGCCGAGGGAACCGGCCTGGGCCTGTTCATCTCGAAGAGCATCGTGGACGCCCACGAGGGGATAATCTCCTTCGAGAGCCGCCCCGGTGAGGGGACCGCCTTCACCGTGCGTCTGCCCAAGCGGGAGAAGGAAGACCTGCAAGGCACGACTTAG